The following are from one region of the Coffea eugenioides isolate CCC68of chromosome 2, Ceug_1.0, whole genome shotgun sequence genome:
- the LOC113763205 gene encoding GDSL esterase/lipase At4g18970-like translates to MAMALRGGELKKFLVGCLLLVLNLDNGVFGEPQVPCYFIFGDSLVDNGNNNNINSLAKANYLPYGVDYPGGPSGRFSNGKTTVDVIAELLGFEDPIPPYAEVSGQEILKGVNYASAAAGIREETGQQLGARISFTAQVNNYKNTVSQMVNILGDENSAADYLSKCIYSIGVGSNDYLNNYFMPLYYSSSRQFSPEQYSQVLIEQYTEQIRTLYDFGARKFALIGVGQIGCSPNALAQNSPDGTACVQRINSANQIFNNGLRGLVDQFNNDRSNAKFVYINAYGIFQDLINNPSAFGFRVTNAGCCGVGRNNGQITCLPFQTPCANRDEYLFWDAFHPSEAANIIVGRRSYRAEKQSDAYPVDISRLAQL, encoded by the exons ATGGCAATGGCCCTAAGGGGTGGCGAGCTGAAAAAATTCTTGGTGGGGTGTCTGTTGTTGGTGCTAAATCTTGATAATGGAGTCTTCGGAGAACCCCAAGTTCCTTGCTACTTCATTTTTGGTGATTCACTTGTAGACAATGGCAATAACAATAATATCAACTCCCTAGCCAAAGCTAATTATTTGCCTTATGGAGTTGATTATCCTGGTGGACCAAGTGGAAGGTTTTCCAATGGAAAAACCACTGTTGATGTCATAG CGGAGCTGTTAGGGTTCGAGGATCCTATTCCACCCTATGCAGAAGTTAGTGGCCAAGAGATATTAAAGGGCGTAAATTATGCATCTGCAGCTGCTGGGATTAGAGAAGAAACTGGCCAACAACTG GGTGCAAGGATTAGTTTTACAGCACAAGTGAACAACTACAAGAATACAGTCTCGCAAATGGTAAATATTCTTGGAGATGAAAATTCTGCTGCAGATTACCTAAGCAAATGCATATATTCAATTGGAGTTGGCAGCAATGACTACCTTAACAACTATTTCATGCCTCTCTACTACTCAAGTAGTAGGCAATTTTCACCTGAACAATATTCTCAGGTCCTTATAGAACAATATACTGAACAAATAAGG ACGCTTTATGATTTTGGAGCAAGGAAGTTTGCCTTGATCGGAGTGGGTCAGATTGGATGTAGTCCAAATGCATTGGCCCAAAATAGCCCCGATGGTACAGCTTGTGTCCAGAGGATTAACTCTGCAaatcaaatattcaataatgGACTCAGGGGATTGGTGGACCAATTCAACAACGATCGAAGTAACGCAAAGTTTGTCTACATCAATGCTTATGGAATTTTCCAGGATTTAATTAACAATCCCTCAGCTTTTG GTTTTAGGGTGACAAATGCAGGGTGCTGTGGTGTTGGAAGAAACAATGGCCAAATAACTTGTCTTCCTTTCCAAACTCCATGTGCAAATAGAGATGAGTATTTGTTTTGGGATGCTTTTCATCCATCTGAAGCTGCAAATATTATTGTTGGAAGAAGATCGTACAGAGCTGAAAAGCAATCTGATGCGTACCCCGTGGATATTAGTCGCTTGGCTCAACTGTGA
- the LOC113758126 gene encoding uncharacterized protein LOC113758126 → MVLQRSTLHKLLTGPCSESLRLQHRRQFGKVASAKESRKQSFDIITRSLCSPPFSKNPNHRRSSSTATVEIGAALLSQSMLTFLMKNKLFSLLLFFFLLFAPSPTFSLSFPLSNYGTLLSLSHSLAVRVANLRASRGDFAGSARARTIAHKIESVQGLGLWKFTWNLGSDYLKNYAWRDINTVSLTDLSFAVSDLNELLRELNELSRVGSDSERVAWVGRNYNRVFTVSRSLFDKLLKIFRQSGPFREVVETMQKEVVEGDLLRDCLELGTNDLKGLIQVLRDMAAQYTASTFSRTDL, encoded by the exons ATGGTGCTTCAGAGGAGTACTTTGCACAAGCTCCTGACTGGTCCCTGTTCTGAGAGTCTTCGACTTCAGCACAGAAGGCAATTTGGGAAAGTAGCGTCGGCAAAGGAAAGCCGAAAACAA TCGTTTGATATAATTACACGGAGCCTATGTTCCCCGCCATTCTCCAAGAATCCGAACCACCGCCGGTCCTCCAGCACCGCCACCGTTGAAATCGGCGCTGCTCTTCTCTCTCAGTCAATGCTTACTTTTCTCATGAAAAACAAActcttctctctcctcctcttcttcttcctcctcttcgCACCATCACCCACTTTTTCCCTCTCCTTCCCTCTCTCCAACTACGGCACTCTCCTTTCCCTATCCCACTCGCTCGCTGTGCGAGTTGCCAACCTCCGTGCCTCACGAGGCGACTTCGCGGGCTCAGCCCGTGCCCGAACTATAGCGCACAAAATCGAGTCAGTTCAGGGACTAGGCctctggaaattcacttggaacCTCGGTTCGGACTATCTTAAAAATTACGCCTGGCGGGATATCAATACGGTCTCATTAACTGACCTCTCCTTTGCCGTTTCCGACCTTAACGAGTTGCTCAGGGAGCTCAACGAGTTGTCCCGAGTCGGCTCTGATTCCGAGCGAGTCGCCTGGGTCGGCCGAAACTATAATAGAGTCTTCACCGTTTCCAGGTCGCTGTTTGATAAACTCCTCAAAATATTTCGACAATCG GGACCCTTTAGGGAAGTTGTTGAGACAATGCAGAAAGAGGTGGTGGAGGGTGACTTGTTAAGGGACTGTCTTGAGTTAGGTACGAATGACTTGAAGGGCTTGATCCAAGTTCTGAGGGACATGGCTGCACAGTATACTGCCTCGACATTTAGCAGAACTGACTTGTGA